One window of the Takifugu rubripes chromosome 13, fTakRub1.2, whole genome shotgun sequence genome contains the following:
- the LOC101070913 gene encoding immunoglobulin-like domain-containing receptor 1, translated as MRPLFAVLLLLLSILKVSVCIQVNVPEQQRSTFLFASVIIRCDYSTSASLQDVLVTWKYKSFCKDPVLEYYSTAYQSALQLGQDPSNDCPDRQRTVRTVLQKRGSNEAILGVEYRERKISIQNKADLVINEVMWWDNGVYYCTVDAPGDTSGDSDKEVKLIVYHWLTVLFIIIGILLLIMLFCICCCQCCPQKCCCYVRCPCCPQTCCCPEKAVMQHRMIKEAQRAMAPWMGGQPVYGPISHASTQMNPLLYSGSASGKSIPLKAMPLPPPQSSAYSMPPPSHNGNITPANTNHMLDYLESQVRGMDMTSPLLQVQPHPPNHMQQVPPPHQHMPAAIAFSPGPPSMISALDDAPTERRIITLPPIREQRPNRNPPSAPKTRPPSSSESSRSGFGRRDERGAAGRRYPSPARSRGIPRSYSEDSMDGRSHGRARAGMDRPRSRSRDDLFDSRSRANYSPPAGRRSRGGSWSSDDEDSSRRGGARGGRGGGYGDKPPLYTEYEPGQKPGARYSDKSSRSGTSIVI; from the exons ATGCGGCCATTATttgccgtcctcctcctcctcctgtcaatTCTGAAAG TCTCGGTGTGTATCCAGGTCAATGTTCCTGAGCAGCAACGCAGCACGTTTCTGTTTGCTTCAGTGATTATTCGGTGTGATTATTCCACTTCTGCAAGCCTCCAAGATGTTCTGGTCACGTGGAAGTACAAGTCTTTCTGCAAGGACCCCGTCCTGGAGTACTACTCCACAG CGTACCAGTCGGCcctgcagctgggacaggaCCCGTCCAATGACTGTCCAGACCGCCAGCGCACAGTGCGCACAGTGCTTCAAAAGAGGGGAAGCAACGAGGCAATTCTAGGAGTGGAGTACCGCGAGCGCAAGATATCGATACAGAACA AAGCAGATCTGGTGATCAATGAGGTGATGTGGTGGGATAATGGGGTTTACTACTGCACTGTGGACGCTCCGGGAGACACATCTGGAGATTCTGACAAGGAAGTCAAGCTCATTGTTTACC ACTGGCTAACAGTGTTGTTCATCATCATTGGAATCCTCCTGCTCATCATGCTCTTCTGCATTTGCTGCTGCCAGTGTTGCCCTCAGAAATGTTGCTGCTATGTCCGCTGTCCCTGCTGCCCCCAAACGTGCTGCTGTCCAGAAAAGG CTGTGATGCAGCATCGTATGATAAAGGAAGCTCAGAGGGCCATGGCTCCTTGGATGGGGGGACAGCCGGTATACGGCCCAATAAGCCACGCCTCCACGCAGATGAACCCCCTGCTTTACTCAG GATCTGCTTCAGGAAAAAGCATTCCATTGAAAGCCATGCCACTCCCACCTCCTCAGTCCTCCGCCTACAGCATGCCCCCTCCCAGCCACAATGGTAACATCACTCCTGCCAACACCAATCACATGCTTGATTACTTGGAGAGCCAGGTGAGGGGGATGGACATGACGAGTCCTCTTCTCCAG GTTCAGCCACATCCACCAAACCACATGCAGCAGGTCCCACCTCCTCACCAACACATGCCTGCCGCCATCGCATTTTCCCCCGGTCCTCCCAGCATGATCTCTGCCCTCGATGATGCCCCCACAGAGCGTCGCATCATCACTCTGCCACCAATTAGAGAGCAGAGGCCAAACAGGAATCCACCATCTGCTCCCAAGACCCGCCCTCCGAGCTCCAGCGAGAGCAGCCGCAGCGGATTTGGCCGCCGCGATGAGCGTGGTGCAGCTGGCAGGCGATACCCGTCACCCGCTAGGTCTAGAGGCATTCCTAGGAGCTACAGCGAAGACTCAATGGATGGCCGAAGCCACGGCAGGGCACGAGCGGGGATGGACCGCCCCCGCTCCCGCTCCAGGGATGATCTGTTCGACAGTAGATCCAGAGCAAACTACTcccctccagcagggcggcgctcAAGAGGGGGATCGTGGAGCTCAGATGATGAGGATAGCAGTAGGCGAGGAGGAGCTCGGGGGGGTCGAGGAGGAGGTTATGGGGACAAACCGCCTCTCTACACTGAATACGAACCTGGGCAGAAACCAGGAGCGCGCTACTCC GACAAGAGTTCTCGCAGTGGCACCAGCATCGTCATCTAA